A single genomic interval of Flavihumibacter rivuli harbors:
- a CDS encoding Hsp20/alpha crystallin family protein, translating to MATVRMQHPARQFGGLIDSFFNELNGFTPQAQVSNSQAPVNIVETTDAYHMELVAPGRTRESFKISVENGLLTISYEAPKEEGQPEFKQIRKEFKLTSFTRKFTLDETIEADGIQAKYENGLLKVFLPKKAEVKSLPKEIVIQ from the coding sequence ATGGCAACAGTTAGAATGCAACATCCGGCAAGGCAATTTGGTGGTCTTATTGATAGCTTCTTCAACGAGCTGAATGGATTTACCCCGCAGGCACAAGTGTCCAATTCACAGGCTCCGGTGAATATCGTAGAAACCACTGATGCCTATCATATGGAACTGGTGGCCCCGGGCCGTACCAGGGAATCCTTCAAGATCAGTGTGGAAAATGGATTGCTGACCATTTCCTATGAAGCGCCCAAAGAAGAAGGCCAGCCCGAGTTCAAGCAGATCAGGAAGGAGTTCAAATTGACCTCTTTTACCAGGAAGTTTACCCTGGACGAGACCATAGAAGCAGATGGCATCCAGGCAAAATATGAAAATGGATTGTTGAAGGTATTCCTTCCCAAAAAGGCAGAAGTGAAGTCCCTTCCCAAAGAGATCGTTATACAATAA
- a CDS encoding RNA polymerase sigma factor yields MDAEKEFLELIRLNEAIVYKVCNLYQKDPSLREDLFQEIILNAWKGYPSFRRESRFSTWLYRVALNTAISFYRKSQKIVATSSYLDRDLDFPENGNEEEEALKSMYAAIGSLSKVDKAVVMLYLEDYSYAEMGEILGISVNNVAVKMNRIKARLRGLVAQQN; encoded by the coding sequence ATGGACGCTGAAAAGGAATTCCTGGAACTAATAAGGTTGAATGAAGCGATCGTGTACAAGGTTTGTAACCTGTACCAGAAAGATCCGTCATTGCGTGAAGACCTCTTCCAGGAAATCATCCTGAATGCCTGGAAAGGCTATCCATCATTTCGCAGGGAGTCGAGGTTCAGTACCTGGCTCTACCGGGTGGCCCTCAATACCGCCATCAGTTTCTACCGGAAATCCCAAAAAATTGTGGCCACAAGTTCATACCTGGACCGGGACCTGGATTTTCCAGAAAATGGGAATGAGGAGGAGGAGGCGCTCAAGTCAATGTATGCTGCCATTGGAAGCTTATCCAAGGTGGATAAGGCCGTGGTAATGCTCTACCTGGAAGATTATAGTTATGCTGAAATGGGTGAGATCCTCGGTATATCAGTCAATAATGTAGCCGTAAAAATGAATAGGATCAAGGCAAGGCTTCGGGGCCTTGTCGCTCAACAAAATTAA
- a CDS encoding transglutaminase-like domain-containing protein encodes MEETREISALFHLIDDPDDEVFTTVSDRIISIGSNIIPNLEHLWENTPDESVQERIELLIHRLHFRDLSDEFMVWRNQPEPDLLAGAMLVAKFQYPDLNVDQVIRDIEKMRRNIWLELNSYLTALEQTNVLTTILYNYYHLKGTELNYEQPNDFLINKVLDAKKGNSLSNGILYLILCDLLDIPIRAINIPKQFVLAYFDMEPGQWNQLPSNPIHRIQFYIDPASGQVFTYKDVETYFRRIAVPPTSAYFRPLSNVRVVQMLLEEFAKCFENDKHLYKHRELMELAERIGE; translated from the coding sequence ATGGAAGAAACCCGTGAAATATCAGCCCTTTTCCATCTCATCGACGATCCTGATGATGAGGTATTCACTACGGTGAGTGACCGGATCATCTCTATCGGGTCCAATATCATCCCCAACCTGGAACATTTATGGGAGAACACACCTGATGAATCAGTACAGGAGCGGATTGAGTTGCTGATTCACCGGTTGCATTTCAGGGACCTTAGTGATGAGTTCATGGTTTGGCGCAACCAACCTGAACCCGATCTCCTGGCAGGAGCCATGCTGGTGGCGAAGTTCCAGTATCCAGACCTGAACGTGGACCAGGTCATCAGGGATATCGAGAAGATGCGTCGTAATATCTGGCTGGAACTCAATAGTTACCTCACAGCATTGGAGCAAACGAATGTACTGACGACAATCCTTTATAACTATTACCATCTCAAGGGGACTGAACTGAATTACGAACAGCCCAATGATTTCCTTATCAACAAAGTGTTGGATGCGAAGAAAGGAAACTCATTAAGCAATGGTATCCTTTACCTGATCCTTTGCGACCTGCTGGATATTCCTATCCGGGCCATCAATATTCCCAAGCAATTCGTACTGGCGTATTTTGATATGGAGCCCGGGCAATGGAACCAATTGCCCAGCAATCCCATTCACCGGATACAGTTCTATATCGACCCGGCAAGTGGCCAGGTATTTACTTATAAGGACGTGGAAACCTACTTCAGGAGGATCGCTGTTCCCCCTACTTCAGCTTACTTCCGTCCGCTCAGCAATGTTCGCGTGGTCCAGATGTTGCTGGAAGAGTTTGCCAAATGTTTTGAGAATGACAAACATCTTTATAAGCACAGGGAACTCATGGAACTTGCGGAAAGAATCGGGGAATAG
- a CDS encoding prolipoprotein diacylglyceryl transferase, translating into MYPNLYYAFKDLFGIDIPGLRFINSFGFFVALAFLGAAWTLTLELRRKSKAGLLQYEETQITIGQPASISDLLTNFILGFLLGYKIIGAFVVGPEDPQAFIFSSDGSLPTGLLVGALFAGLKWWEKKKQQLPKPEQRTIRIWPQDRVGDFVVFAAIFGFLGAKIFHNLENWNEFKADPIGALLSFSGLTFYGGLICAAVAIGWYARKHKISLRHLCDATAPGLMLAYAVGRIGCQVAGDGDWGIANSKPNPFSWLPDWAWAYKYPHNVLNEGVPIPGCVGQYCNELAQAHYPTPLYETIAGLLLFTLLWSIRKKITVPGRLFAVYLIVNGLERFFIEKIRVNTKYDILGFHPTQAELISTGLVIAGVILWFWMPKLKAPASKGQVA; encoded by the coding sequence ATGTATCCCAATCTTTATTATGCCTTCAAGGACCTTTTCGGGATCGACATCCCCGGTCTGCGGTTCATTAATTCCTTTGGCTTCTTTGTAGCCCTTGCCTTCCTGGGCGCAGCCTGGACCCTTACGCTTGAACTCAGGCGAAAGAGCAAGGCCGGGCTCTTACAATACGAGGAAACCCAGATCACGATTGGCCAGCCGGCCAGCATCAGCGATTTGCTGACCAACTTTATCCTGGGCTTCCTGCTGGGTTATAAGATCATTGGGGCTTTCGTGGTGGGTCCTGAAGATCCGCAAGCTTTCATTTTCAGTAGCGACGGAAGCCTACCCACCGGCCTTTTGGTAGGAGCCCTTTTTGCTGGCTTAAAATGGTGGGAAAAGAAAAAGCAGCAGCTGCCCAAACCTGAACAACGGACCATCAGGATCTGGCCGCAGGACAGGGTAGGGGACTTCGTTGTCTTCGCTGCGATCTTTGGGTTCCTGGGGGCCAAGATCTTCCATAACCTGGAGAACTGGAATGAATTCAAGGCTGATCCAATTGGCGCCTTGCTTAGCTTCAGCGGACTGACCTTCTATGGCGGTTTGATCTGTGCAGCAGTGGCCATTGGCTGGTATGCCCGCAAACACAAGATCTCACTTAGGCATTTATGTGATGCCACCGCACCGGGCCTGATGCTGGCCTATGCCGTTGGAAGGATAGGTTGCCAGGTGGCCGGGGACGGCGACTGGGGCATTGCCAACAGCAAACCCAATCCATTTTCCTGGCTGCCGGATTGGGCATGGGCCTATAAATACCCCCATAATGTATTAAACGAAGGAGTACCCATCCCCGGCTGTGTTGGACAATATTGTAATGAACTGGCCCAGGCCCATTACCCGACCCCGCTTTATGAAACCATCGCCGGACTCCTCCTTTTCACCCTCCTTTGGTCCATCAGGAAAAAGATCACGGTCCCCGGACGCCTCTTTGCCGTTTACCTGATCGTGAATGGACTGGAAAGGTTCTTTATTGAGAAGATCAGGGTGAATACGAAATACGACATTTTGGGATTCCATCCCACCCAAGCGGAGCTGATCTCTACAGGATTGGTCATCGCAGGGGTTATCCTTTGGTTCTGGATGCCCAAATTAAAAGCACCCGCATCCAAAGGCCAGGTAGCCTAG
- a CDS encoding TonB-dependent receptor domain-containing protein: protein MKKSITLLTLALSTLSFVSQAQTKTGKLTGSVVDGNQKPAEAVTVSLLKAKDSSVAKILSTDKSGRYSFEDLATGQYLVMVTAVGHQKTYSQPIEVNGSAAQAPELKMEAQSKELGGVTVTARKPFIEQKIDKTVVNVDAAVTNVGATALEVLEKSPGVTLDKDGNISLKGKQGVTVMMDGRPTYLTADQLNNYLKSMPASNIDQIEIITNPSAKYDAAGNSGIINIKTKKNKQKGFNGSLTLNYGQGAYWKTNNSFNLNYRTGKFNFFANGSVSRWNGFQNLDIKRKFKDPNSKELTAIFEQNSFMKNENDNYSLKIGADYFLTKRTTLGIVLNGNVSPEKQTGTNTSYMMDNAANIDSIIYATSNNTDKWKNKSVNLNLRHQFDSTGRELTADVDFVKYGSNSNQYFNNTIYDPSWSPKNNEQLRGILPINIKIYSAKIDYVQPLKNGSKIETGVKASNVNTDNVANYDNLIGNTWVPDYGKTNHFQYKENIAAAYINYNKQIKKWGIQAGLRYEYTSLEGSQFGNPERQDSSFTRDYGSLFPTLFVSYNANDKNQFAFSYGRRIDRPAYQDLNPFLFFLDKFTYAAGNPYLLPQFTNNIEFTHTYKGFLTTTLNYSHTKDLFMETFDQDGYATIVRQGNIGTRKNAGIAVSAQIPVKKWWTAIVYTNYNYSEFFGNLNGEDLNATGGNLLVNINNQFKFNKGWSAELSGWYRTKGIEGQIVIDPMGAASAGVSKQVLKGKGTLKMNIRDMFYTQIPKGNINFKSTEAWFRNNRDSRVVNVSFVYRFGKPIKGVPQRRSGGAGDEESRVKKGGNN, encoded by the coding sequence ATGAAAAAGTCGATCACCTTGCTGACCTTAGCCTTATCCACCTTATCCTTCGTCAGCCAGGCACAAACCAAAACAGGGAAATTGACCGGTTCTGTTGTGGACGGTAACCAGAAACCAGCTGAAGCCGTAACGGTCAGCCTGCTTAAGGCCAAGGATTCCTCAGTAGCCAAGATCCTGTCGACCGACAAGTCGGGCAGGTACAGCTTCGAAGACCTGGCCACCGGTCAATACCTTGTTATGGTCACAGCAGTAGGACACCAGAAGACCTATTCCCAACCGATCGAGGTGAACGGTTCAGCTGCCCAGGCACCGGAACTGAAAATGGAAGCCCAGTCCAAGGAACTGGGAGGCGTTACCGTTACCGCCCGCAAGCCATTCATCGAGCAGAAGATCGACAAGACCGTGGTGAACGTTGATGCCGCCGTTACCAATGTGGGTGCAACCGCTTTGGAAGTATTGGAGAAATCACCCGGTGTCACCCTGGATAAGGATGGCAATATCAGCCTTAAGGGCAAGCAGGGTGTAACCGTGATGATGGACGGAAGGCCTACCTATTTAACTGCCGACCAGCTGAACAACTACCTGAAGTCAATGCCCGCCAGCAATATTGACCAGATCGAGATCATTACCAATCCATCTGCCAAGTATGACGCAGCCGGCAATTCCGGTATCATCAATATCAAGACCAAGAAGAACAAGCAAAAAGGCTTCAATGGCAGCCTGACCCTTAACTATGGCCAGGGGGCCTATTGGAAGACCAATAACAGTTTTAACCTGAACTACCGTACCGGCAAATTCAACTTCTTTGCCAATGGTAGTGTAAGCAGGTGGAATGGTTTCCAGAACCTGGATATCAAACGCAAATTCAAGGATCCCAATTCTAAAGAACTGACAGCTATTTTCGAGCAGAATTCCTTCATGAAGAACGAGAATGACAACTATTCCCTCAAGATCGGTGCGGATTACTTCCTGACCAAGAGGACCACACTGGGTATTGTACTGAATGGTAATGTATCACCAGAAAAGCAAACCGGTACCAACACCAGCTATATGATGGATAATGCCGCCAATATCGATTCCATCATCTACGCCACCAGCAACAATACGGACAAATGGAAGAACAAGAGTGTCAACCTGAACTTACGTCACCAGTTTGACTCAACCGGAAGGGAGTTAACAGCAGATGTTGACTTCGTAAAATATGGCTCTAACAGCAACCAGTATTTCAATAACACTATCTACGATCCCAGCTGGTCACCCAAGAATAATGAGCAATTGCGTGGTATCCTTCCCATCAATATTAAGATCTACAGCGCCAAGATCGACTATGTACAGCCACTGAAGAATGGTTCCAAGATCGAGACCGGTGTGAAGGCCAGCAATGTAAACACCGATAACGTTGCCAATTACGACAACCTTATTGGGAATACCTGGGTGCCTGATTACGGAAAGACCAACCATTTCCAGTACAAGGAAAACATCGCTGCAGCCTACATCAACTATAATAAGCAGATCAAGAAATGGGGAATCCAGGCCGGTTTACGCTATGAATATACCAGCCTTGAAGGAAGCCAGTTCGGCAACCCTGAGCGCCAGGATTCATCCTTCACCCGTGATTACGGCAGCCTGTTCCCTACCTTGTTTGTCAGCTATAATGCCAATGACAAGAACCAGTTTGCCTTCTCCTACGGAAGGAGGATCGACCGCCCTGCCTACCAGGACCTGAACCCATTCCTTTTCTTCCTGGATAAGTTCACCTATGCAGCCGGTAATCCCTACCTTCTGCCTCAGTTCACGAACAATATCGAGTTTACACATACCTATAAAGGTTTCCTGACCACCACCTTAAACTATAGCCATACCAAGGACCTGTTCATGGAAACCTTTGACCAGGATGGATACGCTACCATCGTTAGGCAGGGAAACATTGGTACCAGGAAGAATGCAGGGATTGCAGTGAGCGCACAAATTCCGGTGAAGAAATGGTGGACCGCCATTGTATATACCAACTACAACTACAGTGAGTTCTTTGGAAACCTTAATGGTGAAGACCTCAATGCTACCGGTGGAAACCTCCTGGTGAACATCAACAACCAGTTTAAGTTCAACAAGGGCTGGAGTGCAGAACTGAGTGGCTGGTACAGGACAAAGGGAATTGAAGGCCAGATCGTGATCGACCCAATGGGCGCTGCTTCTGCGGGTGTTTCCAAGCAGGTCCTGAAGGGCAAGGGCACCCTTAAAATGAATATCCGTGATATGTTCTATACCCAGATCCCTAAAGGAAATATCAACTTCAAATCAACCGAAGCCTGGTTCCGTAATAACCGTGATTCAAGGGTAGTGAATGTTTCCTTCGTCTATCGTTTTGGTAAGCCCATCAAAGGCGTACCACAAAGAAGAAGCGGTGGTGCCGGCGATGAAGAAAGCCGCGTTAAAAAGGGAGGCAATAATTAA
- the topA gene encoding type I DNA topoisomerase: MAKNLLIVESPAKAKTIEKILGKDFEVKSCYGHIRDLEKDEMGIDIKNKYQPRYIIPEEKERVVKELRQLAKKSDEVWLATDEDREGEAISWHLCEVLGLDPYTTKRIVFHEITKPAIQKAVQSPRTVNMDLVNAQQARRVLDRIVGFELSPVLWRKMSMRNSLSAGRVQSVAVRLIVEREREINAFRAVSQFKIDAIFSAKDINGRSVTFKAEGQRYNDQEGAEKFLSSCIGANYAVADIQVKPGRKGPAAPFTTSTLQQEASRKLGYSVSKTMLLAQKLYESGKITYMRTDSVNLSETAMEGIRSQVNGMYGNRYYQPRKFRNKNESAQEAHEAIRPTYMDNMVDDDPETRRLYELIWKRTMASQMADAELEKTIAKISISTNKEELTASGEVLKFDGFLKVYMEDRDEEDMNEEEGNESMLPPLAVGQALPLKEMSATERFNRPAPRYTEASLVKKLEELGIGRPSTYAPTITTILKRGYVEKRDKEGVRRDYRILKLEQDHIAKSMAQETTGAEKSKLFPTDLGLVVTDFLNQYFNDVMDYGFTAKIESEFDEVANGKRQWHKMIDEFYNPFKKDVEKTIETAERIKGERELGMDPASGKKVVARMGRYGPMVQIGDVNDEEKPRFAKLKSGQSIETINFDEAMELFKLPLTIGEYDGQEVSVNVGRFGPYVKWGEEFISIPKGEDPLLVDLDRAIELIGVKRQADAPIASYEGMPVTKGKGRFGPFIKWNDLFINVPRAYNFDNLSQADCDELIRKKLEKEANRFIQQWPAEKISIENGRWGPFIRFNKKMLKVTKKADGSKYTEADLQGIDLEAIKKMIEEQVPGAFEKKTKTAAKKDAPAKKAAAKKAAPKKAAAKKSTKK; encoded by the coding sequence ATGGCCAAGAATTTATTGATAGTGGAGTCCCCGGCTAAAGCCAAGACCATTGAAAAGATCCTGGGTAAGGATTTTGAGGTGAAGAGCTGCTACGGGCATATCAGGGACCTGGAAAAGGACGAGATGGGAATTGACATCAAGAACAAGTACCAGCCAAGATATATTATCCCGGAAGAGAAGGAAAGAGTGGTAAAGGAACTCAGGCAACTGGCAAAGAAGAGCGATGAGGTCTGGCTGGCAACGGATGAGGACCGCGAAGGGGAAGCCATCAGCTGGCACCTTTGCGAAGTACTTGGCCTTGATCCCTATACTACCAAAAGGATCGTATTCCATGAGATCACCAAACCTGCCATCCAGAAAGCGGTACAGTCGCCCCGTACGGTTAACATGGACCTCGTTAACGCCCAGCAGGCAAGAAGGGTCCTCGACCGAATTGTAGGCTTTGAATTAAGTCCCGTGCTCTGGCGTAAAATGAGCATGCGCAACTCCCTCAGTGCCGGTAGGGTACAGAGCGTTGCGGTTCGCCTGATCGTGGAGAGGGAAAGGGAGATCAATGCGTTCAGGGCGGTTAGCCAATTCAAGATCGATGCGATCTTTTCCGCTAAGGATATCAATGGCCGTTCGGTAACCTTCAAGGCTGAAGGCCAGCGCTACAATGACCAGGAAGGGGCAGAAAAATTCCTCTCCTCCTGTATCGGGGCGAATTATGCCGTTGCCGACATCCAGGTGAAACCAGGAAGAAAGGGCCCCGCAGCACCATTTACCACTTCTACCCTGCAACAGGAAGCGAGCCGGAAATTGGGTTATTCCGTAAGCAAGACCATGTTGCTTGCCCAGAAACTGTATGAAAGCGGTAAGATCACCTACATGCGTACGGATAGCGTTAACCTTAGCGAAACAGCCATGGAAGGGATCCGGAGCCAGGTGAATGGCATGTATGGCAACAGGTATTACCAGCCACGCAAATTCCGGAACAAGAATGAATCTGCCCAGGAAGCCCACGAAGCCATCCGTCCCACTTATATGGACAATATGGTGGACGATGACCCCGAAACAAGAAGGCTCTATGAACTGATCTGGAAGCGCACCATGGCTTCACAGATGGCTGATGCAGAACTGGAAAAGACAATCGCTAAGATCAGTATCTCTACCAATAAGGAAGAACTCACCGCAAGCGGCGAGGTCCTGAAATTCGACGGTTTCCTCAAGGTTTATATGGAAGACCGGGATGAGGAGGATATGAATGAAGAGGAAGGAAATGAGAGCATGTTACCACCGCTGGCGGTTGGACAAGCGCTTCCCCTGAAGGAAATGTCTGCTACCGAACGATTCAACCGCCCTGCTCCCCGCTATACAGAAGCATCGCTGGTAAAGAAGTTGGAAGAACTGGGAATTGGCCGTCCTTCCACCTATGCCCCTACCATTACTACCATCCTGAAGCGTGGTTATGTGGAGAAACGGGATAAGGAAGGAGTTCGCCGTGATTACAGGATACTGAAACTCGAGCAGGACCATATTGCCAAATCTATGGCGCAGGAAACCACAGGTGCAGAAAAATCAAAACTTTTCCCGACCGACCTCGGCCTGGTAGTGACAGACTTCCTCAACCAGTATTTCAATGATGTGATGGACTATGGCTTCACTGCCAAGATCGAATCAGAGTTTGATGAAGTAGCTAATGGAAAGCGTCAATGGCATAAGATGATCGATGAGTTTTACAATCCCTTCAAGAAGGATGTTGAAAAGACCATCGAAACAGCCGAACGTATCAAGGGCGAGCGTGAATTGGGTATGGACCCTGCATCCGGTAAGAAAGTAGTTGCCAGGATGGGAAGATATGGTCCCATGGTGCAGATCGGTGATGTGAATGATGAGGAGAAGCCCAGGTTTGCCAAATTGAAATCCGGTCAAAGTATTGAAACCATCAACTTTGACGAAGCCATGGAACTGTTCAAACTTCCGTTGACCATTGGGGAATACGATGGACAGGAAGTTTCGGTTAATGTTGGCCGTTTTGGACCCTATGTGAAATGGGGAGAGGAATTCATATCTATACCAAAAGGAGAAGACCCGTTATTGGTAGACCTCGACAGGGCCATTGAATTGATAGGTGTGAAGAGGCAGGCGGATGCCCCGATCGCTTCCTATGAAGGGATGCCGGTTACAAAAGGCAAAGGAAGGTTTGGTCCCTTCATCAAATGGAATGACCTGTTCATTAATGTGCCAAGGGCATATAATTTCGATAACCTCAGCCAGGCGGATTGCGATGAACTGATCCGGAAGAAGCTTGAAAAGGAGGCCAACCGCTTTATCCAGCAATGGCCGGCGGAAAAGATCTCTATTGAGAATGGAAGATGGGGTCCATTCATCCGCTTCAACAAAAAGATGTTGAAGGTTACCAAAAAGGCTGATGGTTCAAAATATACGGAAGCAGACCTTCAGGGCATTGATCTCGAAGCGATCAAGAAGATGATCGAAGAGCAGGTGCCGGGTGCATTTGAGAAAAAGACAAAGACTGCCGCGAAGAAAGATGCCCCAGCCAAAAAAGCAGCCGCAAAGAAGGCAGCCCCCAAGAAGGCTGCGGCAAAAAAATCAACCAAAAAATAA
- a CDS encoding DUF4407 domain-containing protein — translation MAIDKNGRDRDIAGYDAFSGSSGDGNNFLWWCAGAHTPLLKQYPTEQNKYAGLGGVLLATFVLAALSSGYAFYTIFGNALWAVLFAMVWGLIIFNFDRFLVSTIRKYGISPARQWRMAIPRILLAVMIGITIARPLELKLFEKEINTQVEANIHTKVQENDRQLQMETERQLQQSRMEKDRILARKQAMEDTLLLMQQAYLREADGTGGSGQRGIERITRLKMDAFGQTRASFANESAALDSALAYHNRIITSVNDSLEAKRVAYALAIRNNIGFLERNKALQDLNEKEPSVFWSNLFISLLIILLETAPIIAKMMLPVGPYDIALAQEELVPMSRLENTLEEEQQRTRKFSSLYRKQQAEMDEALLQQTRKMHQDYTDRKIRDWEEGKWERGGEAPLTDLIRDIRRHHEADEE, via the coding sequence ATGGCTATTGACAAAAATGGCCGCGACCGGGATATTGCCGGCTACGATGCCTTTTCCGGGAGCAGCGGCGATGGGAACAATTTCCTTTGGTGGTGCGCAGGGGCACATACACCCTTATTAAAACAATACCCAACGGAACAAAACAAATATGCCGGCCTTGGCGGGGTACTGCTGGCCACCTTTGTGCTGGCTGCCCTTTCCTCCGGTTATGCATTTTACACCATCTTTGGGAATGCCCTATGGGCTGTCCTTTTTGCAATGGTATGGGGACTCATCATCTTTAATTTTGACCGTTTCCTCGTATCGACCATCCGTAAATACGGCATTTCACCAGCCAGGCAATGGCGGATGGCCATCCCACGGATCCTGCTGGCCGTCATGATTGGGATCACTATTGCCCGCCCCCTGGAATTAAAACTTTTTGAAAAAGAGATCAACACCCAGGTGGAAGCCAATATCCATACCAAGGTGCAAGAGAATGACCGGCAATTACAAATGGAAACTGAAAGACAACTCCAGCAGTCGAGAATGGAAAAGGACAGGATATTGGCAAGAAAGCAGGCCATGGAAGACACCCTGCTCCTGATGCAGCAGGCCTACCTTCGGGAAGCAGATGGAACCGGCGGCTCAGGCCAAAGGGGAATTGAACGGATCACACGCCTCAAGATGGATGCCTTTGGCCAGACCCGGGCATCATTCGCCAATGAGTCAGCTGCGCTGGACTCTGCACTTGCTTACCATAACCGGATCATCACCTCTGTTAATGATAGCCTGGAAGCCAAAAGGGTAGCCTACGCCCTGGCGATACGGAACAATATCGGTTTCCTGGAAAGGAATAAGGCCTTGCAGGACCTGAACGAAAAAGAGCCCAGTGTTTTCTGGAGCAACCTGTTTATTAGCCTGCTCATTATCCTTCTCGAAACCGCGCCGATCATCGCAAAAATGATGTTGCCTGTCGGCCCTTACGATATTGCATTGGCGCAGGAAGAACTGGTACCGATGTCGAGGCTTGAAAACACCCTGGAAGAAGAACAGCAGCGCACCCGGAAGTTCAGCAGCCTGTACCGCAAACAACAGGCTGAAATGGATGAGGCATTGTTACAACAGACCAGGAAGATGCACCAGGATTATACCGACCGTAAGATCAGGGATTGGGAAGAAGGAAAATGGGAGCGGGGAGGGGAAGCACCCCTCACAGACCTGATCAGGGATATCAGGCGACACCATGAGGCCGATGAGGAATAA
- a CDS encoding nuclear transport factor 2 family protein gives MKNLFLFLLTLASINTYAQTNEEEAVKQTVSNLFTAMRNSDTSLLRSVFAPEAVLQTIAKKKDGSIMVRNEQVSAFVSSLAKPHTDIYDERIVFDKVLIDTDLATVWTPYQFYIGTKFSHCGVNSFQLVKMNGEWKIQYIIDTRRKENCVGQ, from the coding sequence ATGAAAAATTTGTTTTTGTTTTTATTAACACTGGCCAGCATTAACACCTATGCACAAACGAACGAGGAAGAAGCAGTAAAGCAAACCGTTTCCAACCTGTTTACGGCTATGCGTAACAGTGATACCAGCCTGTTAAGGTCAGTTTTCGCGCCTGAGGCCGTACTTCAAACCATTGCGAAGAAAAAGGACGGAAGCATCATGGTAAGGAATGAACAGGTAAGCGCCTTTGTCAGCTCACTGGCTAAACCCCATACGGATATTTACGATGAAAGGATCGTTTTCGACAAGGTCCTGATCGATACTGACCTGGCCACGGTCTGGACACCCTATCAATTTTATATTGGCACCAAATTCAGCCATTGTGGCGTCAACTCCTTTCAGCTGGTAAAAATGAATGGGGAATGGAAGATCCAATACATCATTGATACCAGGAGGAAGGAAAATTGCGTCGGGCAATAA
- a CDS encoding BrxA/BrxB family bacilliredoxin, producing the protein MYPAEIVMPMKEELTEQGFVELLSPEEVDTQMSKKGTTLVVINSVCGCSAGTARPGVLMAVNNSEKKPDFLTTAFAGFDIDSVKKVREYLMPYPPSSPSIALFKDGQLVHFIERHQIEGRPAQMIAHNLIAAFEQYC; encoded by the coding sequence ATGTATCCAGCTGAGATAGTAATGCCCATGAAAGAGGAGCTCACTGAGCAAGGTTTCGTTGAACTCCTGAGTCCTGAAGAGGTTGATACCCAGATGAGCAAGAAGGGTACCACACTGGTGGTGATCAATTCCGTTTGCGGCTGTTCTGCCGGCACGGCCCGTCCCGGGGTGTTGATGGCAGTCAACAACAGTGAAAAGAAGCCAGATTTCCTGACCACTGCTTTTGCAGGTTTTGATATTGATTCTGTAAAAAAGGTAAGGGAATACCTGATGCCCTATCCGCCATCATCCCCTTCCATTGCCCTTTTCAAGGATGGTCAATTGGTTCATTTCATTGAGCGCCACCAGATCGAAGGACGTCCGGCACAGATGATCGCCCATAACCTGATCGCAGCTTTTGAACAATATTGTTAA